One Oncorhynchus keta strain PuntledgeMale-10-30-2019 chromosome 34, Oket_V2, whole genome shotgun sequence genomic window, AAATCTACGGTATCCTGTGCCATCTAGCATGTCCTGTTTTAACTGCATGTAGACAGGGCATTCCTAAACAACATCTACCATGTTATAGCGATTCTGGAATATAATACTCAAGAATAACGGATATTCCTCACGTGTCAACAACTTTCCACCTATCAGCCACGTCCAGTAAGGACCCAGGCCACTGACACCATTGCTCAGGTGTTACATCTCTTTAAGTCACCAATGGCCCCCACTAAACCCCAAATACTCTTAAAAGCAAGGAAACAGCAATGACAGCATCTTTCAATTTTCAAACCCAAACCCACTAGAATGGTGTCTTTCTTACCTCGTCCCAGCCATGCCTCTATCAAATCAATCTGCCACAGATcacaaaaagagagaaagagtgcaaGTCTTCCTTTTAGAGGAAGTAGGTTTCATCATGTGTTGTACTCAAACCATTGCTGCTCTACAGTTGATGTGAACATCTGTTATATGTCGCAGGCTCAGGTCCCCACTTCCTGAAGGGTGCTACTTGCACAGAAATAGTCTGACTGAAACTTGCTTCAACTTCAAAAGTGAATACCGGTACACATTACTAACGCATGTACAATAGAGGTGGAATCTGACCATCACACAATCTGAAAACAGCGTGAATCAGAATTATCTCCCTCCTGCAGCAGAGAGTTGGTGTACGAGACAACAACTTGTGTGGTTTTCCGCTTCTCCTTTTTGGCCTGTTTTTAGTAACAGCTTGTTTCAAACATCTCCCTTGCCCAAGTGTAGTTTGAAAGTTAGTTGTGCATGCCTTGTGGTACATTTCACTGCAGTTACTGTTGTCCTAACTTAAATTCTATTTGGTTACAGTGATTTTTATAGTTTGCATCaataaaaaaaagtggtcagttgaagcagatgctaaactacaggactgttttgctatcacagactggaacatgttccgggattcttccgatggcatttaggagtacaccacatcagtcactggctttaccaataagtgcatcgaggacatcgtccgcacagtgactgtacgtacataccccaaccagaagccatggattacaggcaacattggcactgagctaaagggtagagctgccgctttcaaggtggtgcaggactctaacccggaagcttacaagaaatcctgctatgccatgcgacgaaccatcaaacaggcaaagatcaatacagggctaagagtgaatcatactacaccggctctgatgctcgtcgtatgtggcagggcttgcaaactattacagactacaaagggaagcacagccgcgagctgcccagtgacatgagcctaccagacgagctaaatcacttctattctcgcttcgaggcaagcaacactgaggcatgcatgagagcatcaactgttccggacgactgtgtgatcacgctctccatagccgacgtgagtaagacttttaaaccggtcaacatacacaaggctgcggggccagacggattaccaggacatgtgctccgggcatgtgctgaccaactggcagatgtttgagtctgtaataccaacatgtttcaaccAGACAATAGTCCATGTGCCCAAgtacacaaaggcaacctgcctaaatgtctacagaccgtagcactcacgtctgtagccataaagtgctttggaaggttggtaatggctcacatcaacaccattatcccagaaaccctagacccactcccaTTTGCATAtcgcccaacagatccacagatgatgcaatctctattgcactccacactgccctttccaggggtgccacagggttcttTGGACACTGTGGACACTTTGGACACTGtggccttctttggacactgtgttaacaaccctccagatgagcttcaatgccatacaactctccttccgtggcctccaactgctcttaaatacaagtaaaactaaatgcatgctcttcaaccgatccctgcctgcacctgcctgcccgtccagcatcactactctggacgggtctgacttagaatacgttgacaactacaaatacctaggtgtctggttagactgtaaactctcattccagactcacatcaagcatctccaatccaaagttaaatctagaattggcgtcctatttcgcaacaaagcatccttcactcatgctgccaaacatacccccgtaaaactgaccatcctaccgatcctcgacttcagcgatgtaatttacaaaatagcctccaataccctactcagcaaattggatgcagtctatcacagcaacgctctcgttggctggcccttgcttcatactcgtcgccaaacccactggctccgggTCATCTATAAGACCCtggtaggtaaagtccccccttatctcagcccgctggtcaccatagcagcacccacctgtagcacgcgcttcggcaggtatatctctctggtcacccccaaaaccaattcttcctttggccgcctctcctttcagttctctgctaccaatgactggaatgaatgacaaaaatctctgaaactggaaacacttatctccctcactagctttaagcaacagctgtcagagcagctcacagattactgcacctatacatagcccatctataactTAGCCCAAACAATTACCTcttcccatactgtatttatttatttattttgctcctttgcatcccattatttctactttgcacattcttccactgcaaatctaccattccagtgttttacttgctatattgtatttacttcgccaccatggcctttttttgcctttacctcccttctctcacctcatttgctcacatcgtatatagacatatttttctactgtatgtttgttttactccatgtgtaactctacgttgttgtatgtgtcgaacagctttgctttatcttggccaggtcgcaattgtaaatgagaacttgttctcaacttgcctacctggttaaataaaggtgaaataaatataccataagatttaaaaaataatgttgtAACATTATCAACAAGCTCCAAAACAATTGTTTGTTGATGACATTGGTTGAACCAAAATGGATCATTTGGGGTTTTCCTGTGGTCTGGGGGAATTCAcccaaagatggtggataaataaAGATGTCTTACTGAGGTTGTTAACAATTGAAACATTTTGTCATAGTTTCAGTCTGCTTAAAAGCAAGTGGCGGCTGTCCCATGGACACCAATACGATAGCAGCTGGGTTTGGTCTGCTTTGTTCATTGACTGTATGAACCAGAAAAAATGAATGTGTAGAATGTCTCTCTTCTTCATCCTTCTTTGATTCACCTTAACAACACTCCTGATGATGTCAGCTTGGTTATTTACAGTGAGGACACATTGTCAGTTTAATTTTAATGCACAATTCAAAATGTGGTCTTCATGGGCGCCATCCTTCGTCAAACTTTAACATAAACAATAATCTATAAATGTTTTATACGGCATAAAGTTTTAGAATAGACCGTGAGGAAAGTGTACAATAGTCAAACTATGAATTTCCTACTTACTTCCAGAAGATGGGGCAATTGCAACTTCACATTCCCATTGGCCCTAATCGAGGAAGTGTTTTTCAAAACTCATTGTTGCCTTGTATGGAGCTGAGAGGGGGTGGAGACTGCAAAAGGGAAAGTACAGAATTACAGGAAGGGAACCGACAGAGGGAAACTGACACTCAAGTTCTGCCTATATAAGTCTATAAGATCAGCCACCAGCACACGGTATCAATTTACTGCACTAGCTCGTATTGGGGACATTCAATAATTCTACACAATACATCCATATCTCTACATTCTGTGACGTTTGTCTTTTATCATTGATGGTTCAGTGACTCTCATTGGGGTTGACCACCTCATGTCTCGTCTCAACAGcttttttctgtattttattttaattgacatTCAATGTCACATTCAATTAGTCAATGATCCAATGGAATCTCTTACAGAAGTGATTGAACACCAACCAGATCTCACCATGTCAGACACGGTCCCCCTGGAACAGAGGTACAAGGCCAGCATGGTCCTGAGTGGAGCAGGAGATGCCCTGGGCTACAACCATGGTAACTGGGAATTTGAAAATGATGGAGTGTTAATACATGAGCAAGTTCAGAAGAGAGGAGGTCTAGAGAAGCTGGATGCCATAGACTTCCCTGTTAGTGATGACACCGTCATGCACCTGGCTACAGCTGAGGCTCTGGTCAAGGTGGGGGAAGGAGCATCCCTCCCTGTGCTGTATCGAGCCCTGGTGGAGAAGTACATTGTAAGCATGACAGACATGGATGGAAGAGGAGCAGGTATGTAACATTTTGTATTCCTTTATGAggtgtgtcatgttgtgttaacCTGAGAGGCAAATGGCAATATTTCTGCACACTTGGGCACGGTACACTTATCTTAATGTAAATATAGGGGACCTACATGGTTCTGTGGACACCGTAGATCAAAATGGCTTGCATTGAGCAATAGCCCTGGTTCCCACGTACATAGTAGCATTTTTTCTGCGCCTATCTATCGTAGGATGTGAAATCTGAAACCATTTTAAGCTGGGATGTCTCTTGTACCATTTAATTTGCTCTTCCAACTGTCCATCCACTCCTAGCTGAACCCTACCTCATAGGTGAAGCACATGCCTGCGATAGTTACATCGTAGCACAGCAGGAGAGAGTGGTTTCAACATGGTAGCACATTCAGAGATAATATTATAGCCATTCATCTAAAATAAAAATCACTTTCCATTTGTCATAGACAGACCATATTAGCATGAGATGAAAGGTGCGTTCCTAATGAGTTCTGGAAGTCAATCTAGCATTCTGTGAGACGTTCACAGATGGGGGCAGATGTTTTGATCAAGGGAGGCCTTTAGAGAATTTGCACATTTTCTCTAACACTAAACATACAAATATTTTAGCATTTAcatttttagtcatttagcagtcactcttatccagagcaacttgcaGGAGAGTGCAGACATTTTCATATTTTTCATATTGGTCCCCTGTGGGGAACAAACCCacgcgttgcaagcaccatgctctccCAACTGAACCACATACAACTTTCATTTATAATGAAGGTGAAATCTTATAGTAATGTtataatttgatttgaagtcCTATTCATACAGTTTTGTTGAATATGAAATACATCATATAAATATTTCATACtttcatgtttaaaaaaataatatttgtaCTGTGCAGTTGAGCTTATGTCCTCAAAAGTGACCTTTTATAACAATTCTTACCAAAAATGTGAGATTTTAACATTTATTGGAGTATGCAACATTACTAGTTATTATGGCCCTATCATCAAAAATAATTACTTTGGGGGATTTTGTAGAGTACACAATGTGTACATTTAAACCCACATGTTGATCTTCATTCAATTCAATAATTATACTCCTTCTGTCTCCGCTGTAGGCATCACCTGCATCAACAGTGTTGCAAGGCACAGACAGAGAACTGACGAGGACATTAAGATTCCCTTCAACAAGAGGGGCGGAGGGTGTGGGGCAGCCATGCGGGCCATGTGTATCGGCCTGCGCTTCCCCGACCCTGAGCAGGAGCACCTGCTGATAGCAGTAAGTGTGGAGAGTGGGCGTCTGacccaccaccaccccacagGCTACCTGGGAGCCCTGGCTACAGCCCTGTTCACGGCCTACGCAGTGAGGGGCACCCTGCCCGTGGAGGCCTGGGGACACAGACTCATGGAGGTCCTGGACAAAGCCAAGGAGTACGTCAGGCATTGGGACAATTGTGTGGAGCTGAACATGGAGCACTGGTGAGGCCTTTGTTGTGGTTGgctgcagaggaggctggtgggcagAGTGGAACggtgtcaaacacatggtttccatgtcttTGATATGTTAGATACCattccattccaaccattacaGTACGCCTGTACTCCTATATCTCTGCCCAACAGCCTCCTTTGGTTGACTTAACGTCACACCTCAATGTTAATTAGTGAAAGTTGTTGTTTATAAAGAAATGTGACATACTGATGTTCCAGTTAATAACACACCCATTGTCCAACCCAGATATTGGATCTTAGTTTTGACATTTTTTTATTGCTGAGAATTTACCTGCGCTGGAGGAAATGGAGATGAGCTTGGGGTTTACATAAATTCACACAAAACTGCACTAACACCCAGTCAAATTATCATTCCATTTTTCATGTAGCCTCATGTTACCAGCAAAAAGCCTAATCACCGATCATGCAACATCATGGACGAAACgatcaaatcctgttgctgcagaattattttgCTGCGACAATACAGGCCAAATTAAATTCCTACATCTATGGCTGGGTTTACAAAGTAGAATGATGTGTAAATTTCATCTGCTTCTGACTAATCTCATTTTTCCAGGGACTACTTTGGAATTCAGTGGAAATCCTATTTAGAAAAGAGAGGCATTCTGGATGGAAAGAGCAAACCTCGGTTCCCAGACTCCTACGgtgtgaaggagagggagagtttCTATAGGGCGGTGAGCTTCAAGGGTTGGGGTGGCGCCAGTGGGCATGATGCTCCCATGATAGCTTACGATGCCCTCCTGAGGGCAGGTGACTCCTGGGTTGAGCTGGCCAATCATGGCTTCTTCCACGGCGGGGACAGCGACTCCACGGCCGTGATCGCTGCTGCCTGGTGGGGCGCACTGTTCGGCTTCAGAGGGGTGCCAGAGATCAACTACCAGAGGCTTGAGTACCGTGACAGACTATCCAAACTAGGGGAACAGCTATACAAGCTCAGGGGGAAACCTCTTGTAACTGAGAAAGAGTGATGTAAATGAAACCAATAGATGGTTAAAGGTGAAATTCATTACATAGCCTGCAGATGATCAGTAATTTCTCCTTTTTTGACACTAATTTTGTATCCCTTGGTTTTTTATTACATATTTTTAAAGAATATGACTGGATCTGGAAAGATTTATAGAGTATTTATGATCTCAAACTGCAGTCTACCTACTGGGTAGGAGATAGAGTCATACGCAGCTGCAGAATTTGCTGTATAATtacaaacattttattttatggcAACATAAAATGTTTAATTACAAGCCTATAATCAATCCTTCACTAACATACTTTACTGCTACAGTTGTGCTATTATTGTAGCACATTAGCTATGGCAGAGTGTAAAAACGGATTGCTTTACTTCAGATTAGATTGACGTTATTGTGTACATCTTCAAAATGGAGACTACAAGTACGGTGGTGACCAGAGGGTGGCAATGTAACTTAACAAATCACTCTTGAaactccctccgtctctctctctcaattcaatt contains:
- the LOC118366997 gene encoding ADP-ribosylhydrolase ARH1 isoform X2; protein product: MSRLNSFFLYFILIDIQCHIQLVNDPMESLTEVIEHQPDLTMSDTVPLEQRYKASMVLSGAGDALGYNHGNWEFENDGVLIHEQVQKRGGLEKLDAIDFPVSDDTVMHLATAEALVKVGEGASLPVLYRALVEKYIVSMTDMDGRGAGITCINSVARHRQRTDEDIKIPFNKRGGGCGAAMRAMCIGLRFPDPEQEHLLIAVSVESGRLTHHHPTGYLGALATALFTAYAVRGTLPVEAWGHRLMEVLDKAKEDYFGIQWKSYLEKRGILDGKSKPRFPDSYGVKERESFYRAVSFKGWGGASGHDAPMIAYDALLRAGDSWVELANHGFFHGGDSDSTAVIAAAWWGALFGFRGVPEINYQRLEYRDRLSKLGEQLYKLRGKPLVTEKE
- the LOC118366997 gene encoding ADP-ribosylhydrolase ARH1 isoform X1, giving the protein MSRLNSFFLYFILIDIQCHIQLVNDPMESLTEVIEHQPDLTMSDTVPLEQRYKASMVLSGAGDALGYNHGNWEFENDGVLIHEQVQKRGGLEKLDAIDFPVSDDTVMHLATAEALVKVGEGASLPVLYRALVEKYIVSMTDMDGRGAGITCINSVARHRQRTDEDIKIPFNKRGGGCGAAMRAMCIGLRFPDPEQEHLLIAVSVESGRLTHHHPTGYLGALATALFTAYAVRGTLPVEAWGHRLMEVLDKAKEYVRHWDNCVELNMEHWDYFGIQWKSYLEKRGILDGKSKPRFPDSYGVKERESFYRAVSFKGWGGASGHDAPMIAYDALLRAGDSWVELANHGFFHGGDSDSTAVIAAAWWGALFGFRGVPEINYQRLEYRDRLSKLGEQLYKLRGKPLVTEKE
- the LOC118366997 gene encoding ADP-ribosylhydrolase ARH1 isoform X3; protein product: MSDTVPLEQRYKASMVLSGAGDALGYNHGNWEFENDGVLIHEQVQKRGGLEKLDAIDFPVSDDTVMHLATAEALVKVGEGASLPVLYRALVEKYIVSMTDMDGRGAGITCINSVARHRQRTDEDIKIPFNKRGGGCGAAMRAMCIGLRFPDPEQEHLLIAVSVESGRLTHHHPTGYLGALATALFTAYAVRGTLPVEAWGHRLMEVLDKAKEYVRHWDNCVELNMEHWDYFGIQWKSYLEKRGILDGKSKPRFPDSYGVKERESFYRAVSFKGWGGASGHDAPMIAYDALLRAGDSWVELANHGFFHGGDSDSTAVIAAAWWGALFGFRGVPEINYQRLEYRDRLSKLGEQLYKLRGKPLVTEKE